Proteins encoded in a region of the Homo sapiens chromosome 20, GRCh38.p14 Primary Assembly genome:
- the SIRPD gene encoding signal-regulatory protein delta isoform X5, with translation MPIPASPLHPPLPSLLLYLLLELAGVTHVFHVQQTEMSQTVSTGESIILSCSVPNTLPNGPVLWFKGTGPNRKLIYNFKQGNFPRVKEIGDTTKPGNTDFSTRIREISLADAGTYYCVKFIKGRAIKEYQSGRGTQVFVTVGVTNGYKFDGLKQQK, from the exons ATGCCCATCCCTgcctccccactccacccacctctgccttccttaCTGCTGTATCTGCTGCTTGAACTGGCAG GAGTCACACATGTGTTCCATGTGCAACAAACGGAGATGTCACAGACTGTATCAACTGGGGAGTCAATCATCTTGAGTTGCAGCGTACCCAATACCTTACCAAATGGACCTGTCTTGTGGTTCAAGGGAACAGGGCCAAACCGGAAATTAATCTACAATTTCAAACAAGGTAACTTTCCCAGAGTAAAAGAGATTGGagacaccaccaagcctggcaacACAGACTTTTCCACCCGCATCCGTGAAATCTCTCTTGCTGATGCTGGCACCTATTACTGCGTGAAGTTCATAAAAGGAAGAGCTATCAAGGAGTACCAATCAGGTCGGGGCACTCAGGTGTTTGTTACTG TTGGTGTAACTAATGGATACAAatttgatggcttaaaacaacagaaatag
- the SIRPD gene encoding signal-regulatory protein delta isoform X3: MPIPASPLHPPLPSLLLYLLLELAGVTHVFHVQQTEMSQTVSTGESIILSCSVPNTLPNGPVLWFKGTGPNRKLIYNFKQGNFPRVKEIGDTTKPGNTDFSTRIREISLADAGTYYCVKFIKGRAIKEYQSGRGTQVFVTVSYSSRSQKSEICISGLKSRHQQNCSFWRF; this comes from the exons ATGCCCATCCCTgcctccccactccacccacctctgccttccttaCTGCTGTATCTGCTGCTTGAACTGGCAG GAGTCACACATGTGTTCCATGTGCAACAAACGGAGATGTCACAGACTGTATCAACTGGGGAGTCAATCATCTTGAGTTGCAGCGTACCCAATACCTTACCAAATGGACCTGTCTTGTGGTTCAAGGGAACAGGGCCAAACCGGAAATTAATCTACAATTTCAAACAAGGTAACTTTCCCAGAGTAAAAGAGATTGGagacaccaccaagcctggcaacACAGACTTTTCCACCCGCATCCGTGAAATCTCTCTTGCTGATGCTGGCACCTATTACTGCGTGAAGTTCATAAAAGGAAGAGCTATCAAGGAGTACCAATCAGGTCGGGGCACTCAGGTGTTTGTTACTG tctcttacagttctagaagccagaagtctgaaatctgcATCTCTGGACtgaaatcaaggcatcagcagaactgctccttctggaggttctag
- the SIRPD gene encoding signal-regulatory protein delta isoform X2 has protein sequence MPIPASPLHPPLPSLLLYLLLELAGVTHVFHVQQTEMSQTVSTGESIILSCSVPNTLPNGPVLWFKGTGPNRKLIYNFKQGNFPRVKEIGDTTKPGNTDFSTRIREISLADAGTYYCVKFIKGRAIKEYQSGRGTQVFVTGYTPWQRRGINCTKIIHPVTQQLYKQMTITSLGGCEEDQYPEFLQCII, from the exons ATGCCCATCCCTgcctccccactccacccacctctgccttccttaCTGCTGTATCTGCTGCTTGAACTGGCAG GAGTCACACATGTGTTCCATGTGCAACAAACGGAGATGTCACAGACTGTATCAACTGGGGAGTCAATCATCTTGAGTTGCAGCGTACCCAATACCTTACCAAATGGACCTGTCTTGTGGTTCAAGGGAACAGGGCCAAACCGGAAATTAATCTACAATTTCAAACAAGGTAACTTTCCCAGAGTAAAAGAGATTGGagacaccaccaagcctggcaacACAGACTTTTCCACCCGCATCCGTGAAATCTCTCTTGCTGATGCTGGCACCTATTACTGCGTGAAGTTCATAAAAGGAAGAGCTATCAAGGAGTACCAATCAGGTCGGGGCACTCAGGTGTTTGTTACTG GCTATACCCCATGGCAAAGAAGAGGAATCAACTGCACCAAAATAATCCATCCAGTCACTCAACAACTGTACAAGCAGATGACAATAACAAGCCTCGGTGGTTGTGAGGAAGACCAATATCCAGAGTTTCTACAATGTATTATCTAA